The window AGCTTTAGCGAAGAATTGTAAAGGGTTGAAGAAGCTCTCTTGTGGATCATGCACCTTTGGAGCCAAAGGGATGAACGCGGTCCTTGATAACTGTGCATCTCTTGAAGAATTGTCCGTGAAGCGGTTACGGGGAATTACTGATGGAGCTGCGGCTGAGCCAATTGGTCCGGGTTTGGCCGCATCTTCGCTCAAAATGATATGCTTAAAGGAACTTTACAATGGACAGTGTTTTGGTCCGCTTATAATTGGGTCAAAGAATCTTAGAACATTGAAGCTTTTCAGATGCTCGGGTGATTGGGACAAGCTACTTCAAGTCATTGCGGATCGGGTAACAAGTATGGTCGAGATTCATCTCGAGAGGCTCCAGGTAAGCGATGCCGGTCTTGCTGCAATCTCAAATTGTTTGGATCTAGAGATTTTGCACCTTGTAAAAACCCCAGAGTGCACCAATTTTGGCCTAGTTTCCGTGGCTGAGCGTTGTAAGTTACTTAGAAAGCTTCACATTGACGGATGGAAAGCAAACCGAATTGGTGATGAAGGTTTAATAGCTGTTGCAAAAAATTGCCCCAATTTGCAAGAATTGGTGCTTATTGGAGTCAATCCTACAAAGAATAGCATAGAAATGTTAGCTTCAAATTGCCCAAATTTAGAGCGATTAGCTCTCTGTGGTAGTGATACTGTTGGTGATGCAGAGATTTGTTGCATTGCGGCCAAATGTGTAGCTTTGAAAAAGCTTTGTATTAAAAGCTGCCCTGTATCAGATCACGGAATGGAAGCCCTTGCTAGTGGATGCCCAAATCTGGTTAAAGTGAAAGTGAAGAAATGTAGAGGGGTAACATGTGAGGGTGCAGATTGGTTAAGAACGAGTAGGGGATCTGTTGCAGTGAATTTAGACAGTGGTGAAGTTGAACATCAAGATGCAAGTGTTAGTGATGTTGGGGCACAGGAAAACGGGGTTGAATTTGCTTTAGCACCTGGTCAAATGCCCGCTGCACCTGTTGCTTCAAGCAGTACTGTGCGATCAACATCATTCAAGGCAAGATTAGGACTTCTAAGTGGGAGAAGCTTAGTGGCTTGTACTCTGAGAAGGTGGTCAAGTGGTAATAGTAGCTCTCGAAGTTAATTAGATAAAAGACTAAAGTTGCTGAACAGAAAGATATGCCTTGGCTTGATCAATTTCAATTGTTTCTGCATTGTTTTCAATTCCACATTTATGTACTCAATTTGATATTGGCTTGCTGTTTGTTGCCTTTTCAACTGAGTATTCAATGTcaaaaattataagttttacTTTCCTTTTGTTTATGTTTGTTGGTCTCTGTTATGTGGCAAGTTTCCTTGTGCATGAAAAGTTCTGTACCATGGCTTTGCACTTGCTTAATAGTTAATACACTTATATTGTGTTTATCTGTTAGGATATCACATTGTTTTGATTAGATTGTGATTTCAACTGTCATTGCTAGTATTGACAATTCTCCTATATACCATTTAGAGGTGAAGCTAAAGGTCGAATTTGTTAACATGGTATTATAGCTAGttagtttgcaaactttatgtTTAGTTGTTTTGCCTAAGGAGTTATGGAGAAGGGGATCCATTTAAGATATGTTTTCCCTGAGCAGGGGGCTATGTTATAAGATATGCTTGGCCATGAGCCTCGGAGTAATGCTATAGGATTGCTTACATAGATTATTTAGTAAACATGATATCTTTTATAAGTTTAAACAATCATCCCTAGTCCCTACGTAACTATCTGTCAGGTTAGTTGGATATGAGTTCGTCTACATTTTCTTTTGTGCTGATTGTGAGGAGAATGTTATGAGATTTCTGACATTGACCATGTAGTAAACGTcgtagttattaaaggcgcgctTTGGTtcatggcgcaccaggcgcaggCCTTAGCGCCATGTCACCCCCATGGCGAGGCGCAACCACCATGGCGCGTGCCTGGTGTGCCATTTTGCGCCAAGAGGCAGTTGCCAAAGGCGcaccaaggcgcgccttggcAGTTAGGGGCAGTTTTCTGGAATTTTTGGCAGTTAATTTATATATCTGGAATGGAACATGTGTTCTATTAAAAAAGAATTTTAAAAAGGAAGAGAGATGAAGTGACGGAGTCATTATAAGAGGAAGAAGTTTAGTAGAAGAAAACACAGTGAACGAATTCAAACAACAGAAACAAGAAGCCAAAACGAATTCAAATTCAAGAGTTTGATGATGCTCTAGATGAGGAgtgtgatagtgatgatgaggagtgatgaatttggagagttttgattAGCAGTAGAACTTAGGATTTAGTATTCAACTTTAGCTTTCTAATATGaggtttattttgcattttaaaatttatttatggttaataatattttcatgatttaatttagtattcattgcgtttttatgttaagttttatagttttataattgttatttttGTAAGTGCGCCTTGTCTCGCTATGGCGTGCACCATCGCcatgcgccaaggctccaggacccttTGTGCCTTAGTGTGCCATGCGCCTTTGATAACTATGGTAAACATAATAACTTACAAGTTCAGACAATCCCCCCCTGGAAGTATCTGATCAGGTGTAGTTGGGTATGAGCTTGTTAACATAATCTGCTAAagttctttccttttttttcttttgttcatGCCCTAGTTGTTTCTATTATATGCTAACTGTTCTTTTCTTATTTCAAGCTATATTGACTTCTCTCTCTTTATCACTTCGCTTTCTGTTTTATATATAAGTTGTGTTTGAGAAATATGGTTTTGAGCTGCCCGCATGAGCAGAAATATGAACCAAGAAGTGGTTATAGCAGTTATTCAATGGCTTGGTTGAGATTAGCTGTTATAAAATTCATGGGCTTCCTTGTCCAACATTTCCTGATTCTTACATGTGTTGCCTGATCAATCCAGACAAAGTGGTATGAATGCCAATTGTTGGCTTGGGTGCTTTTGTGCTGCAATATCTCAATTTGATTTGTGCAGAGTGCAGACACACACCTGCATATCTTACGATTGTGCATAAACCTTACTGATGATTCCTGGTTTGAATCAATCAGGATATGTGTGCCAGCCTGTGGAGTTactttggccatgtgagacgtagagcgcttgatgcgccggttaggagaaccgaagagtggcaaagggatgtagtggtgaggggtagggaaagacctaagcaaacttggaggagggtgatcgagagtgatatgagtttactgggaattgaggaaaatgtagtagtggataggacggagtggagggagcgaatttgtgtcgctgactcgacttgatttcacggttttatatgatggttcatgttagccgaccccgaatcatttcgggactaaggctttgttgttgttgttgttgttttgtcTTGccctgaagagtggcaaagggatgtagtggtgaggggtagggaaagacctaagcaaacttggtggagggtgatcgagagtgatatgagtttactgggaattgaggaaaatgtagtagtggataggacggagtggagggagcgaatttgtgtcgttgactcgacttgatttcacggttttatatgatggttcatgttagccgaccccgaatcatttcgggactaaggctttgttgttgttgttgttgttgttgttgttttgtcTTGCCCTTTAAATTAGCCAAATCTGATAAATCATTTGCAACTTATCATTCCTTACAGAGTTATACTTCTTCTCATTATCATATGAATTGAAGTCTGGAATTGTGTGTTTTTGCAGCAGTTAATTTTTCTCTTATGTACTTTAGCATTATTTGCAGATGGGATTTCTTTATATTGTTTTGTCTTGCCCTTTAAATTAGCCAAATCTGATAAATCATTTGCAACTATCATTCCTTACAGAGTTATACTTCTTCTCATTATAATATGAATTGAAGTCTGCAATTGTGTGTTTTTGCAGCAGTTAATTTTTCTCGTATGTACTTTCTTCTTGGTGCTGTAGTATTAATATACAGTGTAGTGAAAATAATTATATGCTTATGGTGGCACTGGCAGTAGGTAGCTGGTGTTTTCGATCAAGAGTAGCTACAGGTGATGTTATTTAGTATGTTCATTTTACATTCTTAAGTTGCATATGATATTGTTGCACTGGCTTTGGTCTTGGCAATGTATTACTATTTGAATTGCTTTTCCCTTCATTTTTTAGCTCGAATACCTTCCCCGGAGTGGTTGGCATTTAGGAAGCAAGTTTTAGGAGTGGCAAAGTAAATCTAGTGTTATAAATTGGCATCCCTACTCCAGCTAAGCGAAGCAGTAGCCATAGCTTCTAAGTTCTAACGAACTTTCTACTGGTTCGTTTTTGCAACAGGAGTTGTGGAAATTCTTTTAGAATATCAGATTGTTGCCTCGAGAGCTAGACAATACGAATCTGGAAGATCCTATTTAGTGTTTGAATATTTGAGGTGtatattaaactataaacaagtGATGAGATGGTGATGCTTCAGTTTTTCTATGTCAATTAAGTAGAGCCATTAGGTTTGCTTTGGGTGGTTAACTTCAACATAGAAATTCTATATATTCTCGGAAGAATTAAGGATCATTTGGCCTTTTAATTTGCCTAGGGGTTATTTTAGTTTGAAATCAAGTTTGGGTattaatttattctttaacttgacatttgagataatttttaaaatgacATGCGTCAATATATGATTAGTAGTTGTTTCATGTGTCACTTTCTCATGTTGATGATGCGCATtcatgttgagttaaattgatcTCAATTAAGTTTTTAAGTTTAAAGAGTAGTTGTTTCATGTGTCACTTTCTCATGTTGATGATGCGCATtcatgttgagttaaattgatcTCAATTAAGTTTTTAAGTTTAAAGAGTCAGGTTGATTGAGATCAAATATTTCTTTACATTTGATTCTTAACACTAAGAGGGCGTTTGTTTTGGGGTTTCAGGAAAGAATAAGGGAAAGAAGGAGTTTCATTCTTTTGTTGGTGGttgttttatcaattcaattattCTCTTTACCCTCTTTTAGTTTTGGGTTTATCCCTAACTCCTCTAATCCCATTCCTAAAACCCCCTAAAAACCTTCTAAGGTTTTCTATTCCCTTTCCCTTCTCACTACTTTTGAACATCTACCATCcttataaaatttcattttagtctctattttgttttttattttttattttagtccacatatttatttatttttacttttttaaccttgaattaatttcacttttgatcctcatacttatatattatttatttgtttattctcaaaaaatatttttgactaatttttactttttgatttttattttcatccttatatttatttatatttttttggtgaccatttatttatatttttttatcactatACTAATCTCACTTTTGATCTTTatacttatttgtttttatttttttttgtcctaaaaataatattgacaaatatttttctgttatcatattattcagttttggtatttatttttaattattttaaaataattattttttttaaaataaaatatttatgcattttctttgatttattttatttcagttttttcAGTTTCAtcgtcttttgattttaatgtttgaataaattgattttcattcttatatttacatgtgattaatttattaatatagatACATGTATGTATAGATTttattgttaaaaacacaattcTAGTTTATTACCtaatttgaaccaaacagcTACAAAGGGAATCATGAATGTATCATTCCCTTTGTGGAATTTAAACAAACAGACAGTGGAATTCAGGGTCATCCCATTCTTCTTTTattgtttccctttcttgattccattTCTTTACCAGTGTGTAACCAAATGTCCCATAAATCTAATTAATCGATTGATGCTTTTCCTTTCGTTGGAGAAGAAAGAGAACTATTATTGAGGGTCATACATAGAAATGGAGGGAAGATTAAATTTCACTCACCATTAGGATTACAACAGACATTGATGTCAATCTTTTTATctgtttatttttaattttttttttttttgaaggaagtttattttttaacttttaattatCCGTATTTGTTGCATTTTAATTGTGAGTGTTTTATCGGTTAAAAATCAACATATTAAACCAAATAAAGTacaaatctgaaaaatataaatttaataaagggtaaagtataaaaaaaaaatccttgtgTTTGCTCTATTAGTAAATAGATGTTTGTGGATATTTAAAATTACAATGTTAATTCTGATgacaattaaaatcattttttaactttttaaattacattttatatattgataaaaACACTGACtccaaaattaaatttcaaccgaataaaaaatttttaaatatctatttagtttataaactcTTAAGttagtaaaaaaacgtaaaatgttCATTATATGATTTATTGTTTCTATTTAGGGAGTTGTTTTTTAAAGGATTGTGTTTAGTtaatatgtaagaataatttttttaagataaaaatgtctttgtTTGCAATATGAACTTAAatgtgtaattgtaatactttgttttgtaaataaaacatacaatATATTTCTATtcgcaaacttttaaaccacatctCTTTGTTTGCAAATTGGACAAACCACaagtttttttcttatttttcttttaataaataCTATGAATTCAAACATTCTAAATGATTCAAATTATCAAGAAATTAAaacacattaaaaataaaaataaaaaattcattttgataCAATGATAATTTTCATTTTCTCGTCAGTTGATGTTCACATTCGACAACCTTCAAGAGAATAAACTTTATGTGTCCAAATACTGGTGGGTACCGTACCATGGGACAATTCCATACCCGTCATGGGTAATTTTTGGGAtccccttttatacagggtctAGGTAATTTTATTAGGATCAGGTAGTGCTGGGTGCCCACGAAACCCACATGTCGCCACCCTCTATATCTTAACCTTCAaaatggaggttaatgggagtaataGAAATTTTGTAATGAAACTAACCTTTTAACTTTCATTTATATTCTAGTAACTCCTAAACAaggttaaattttaattttcatttctaTCACTTCACTTTCCATTCCATTACCCCCCCTAACTGTCATctccattaacctccaaacttCCAAACAAAGGCAAAGATTAACGAACTGGGAATTCACATCCTCTATATTTAGGAAGGACCAGACCTGTCTAGAGAAAGGACAACCGGTTAGAGAGCAGAAATCTGTTTCTAAAGCCCCATGATAGAGAACGCAGTTCGTATAAATAAGAACACATTATTGAAATAAAACGACCTTAGTTGGAAGGTAGCCTGAAAGTGAAAGCCAAATCAAATTCTTGGTATTAGGGGAGACTAATAGGTTCCATATACCATTCAACAATTGAATATCTGAAGCAGACAAAGACGTCGTAGAAAGCTCCAAAAGAAACTTGCAGCCACTCTTAACTATGTACTTCCTTTTTTCCCCTATCTAGGCGCAACTGTCTTCCACAACTCGACGACTAATagggattattttttttttttatcaaatcgcAATCCTTAGAGGTAGAAATATCAATAAGCATGCTCTCATCCCAGCTAAGAccaaccgtgctatgaagagcATCAATGTTCTCTTCTTTTTAACCCAATTTGAGGCGAACTTTCAACATACAAGTAAATTGAGGGATGGAGCCATGGATTACcccatatattttttattgccAAAACCAATAAGATGAACATACCCAGCCTTAACCAAGTGATGCGCTACTACGATACTCTTGGAAAAGTAGTTAGGATTATTTTTCAACGAGGCTTCTAAGAAGTTAGTGTTTGGGAAGTATCTTGCCTTATGAACCCGCGATATAGAGGAACCTGGCTAGGTTAGGAGATGCTAACCTTTCTTTGGCTAGGAGAGTAATATTAAACTGATGAAGCTTTCTAAACCCCATCCCACCACCAAATTTAGGATGGAATAAACGGTCCCAAAACTTCCAATGGATGCCTTTGTCCGAATTCACACTCGAACCCCATAAAAAAGAGTTCATCACTCTCTCAAAATCAGCACAAAGAATTTCTGGCAGGAGAAAAAGACTCATCACATAGGAACAGATAACTGACTTAATCACCACTTCTTTACCAGCTTTAGGGAGGAGTTTCGTCTTCCAACTATGAATCATCAACTTAAACATATCTTCCAAATAATTTAAAATCTGAACTTTCTTCTTCCAATTAAAGAAGGAAGGACAAGATAATAACTGAGGGACGAATTTAGGATCACACCAAGCAAGGAACTCAGATCATTATAAGTATAGGTTATTGTACAACAATTTCGACTGAAAGAAATGGAaggtttttaaaaattaatattttgacCCTAACACAACTTCATAGACAATCTTTAATAGCCGCACATTCAAAAATTAGTAGCCACAAAAAGAAGAGCTAGTCGCCTTCTGCAAAAGTTAGACGAGAAATAGGAGGAGAAAAGCGGGCCACTTTACAACATGAGACCCCTAGCTTTGAGATAAGATAAAGAGGTCAAGAGAAATAGAAATGAAGAAATTGGGCCACCCTGACCAAGACCTCACTGAGGCACAATAGGACCCACTCCATGTTAAGTAACGTGTCTTCTTGTTTGAAGTAGTCTTTGCTGTTAACAATAAGTTCCTAGAAACTAGGAATAAGTTAGAGTTTGATTTGGTCTTTGCTATAATCACGTTTCCTGTATATGTGGGATACGTTAGTTTCTGTTTTTGGATTTCTGTTCACTGTAAAGCTAGTTAAAGCTTCCTCAgtttacattctaaataacaaatACTCTTTGCATTGTGTTGCAATTTGTCTATTGTGTTCAATAtttatcatttggtatcagagccagaacAAGCCTGATTGAGAGAGAAGAGTGTGAGAGAAATACGAGAGAAGAGTGTGAAGAGATGGCAGAAAGCAACAATAATAATGGTTTTGTGCAACCAGCTATCCCAAAATTTGATGGCTACTATGAACATTGGGCAAAATTGATGGAGAATTTCCTTCGAGCAAAGGAATTCTGGAGCCTAGTAGAAGATGGAATAACAGAGATTCCAGCAGGAAGAGAGCCATCAGAAGCAGAGACTAAAGTTATTGCAGAACAACAATTGAAAGACAAGAAGGTGAAGAATTATCTCTATCAAGCCATTGACAGAGAAATTATGGAAACCATTTGGAACGATGATACATCCAAGCAGATTTGGGACTCGATGAAGCAGAAATTTAAAGGGTCAACAAGGGTTAAAAGAGCACAACTTCAAACCCTAAAAACTGAATTCGAAATTCTGAAgatgaaagaaggggaaagtgtCAATGCCTATTTTGGAAGAACACTCTCAATTGCCAAGAGGATGAAATCATGTGGTGAAAGTCTCAGAGAAGCTGATATCACAGGAAAGATTCTTCGATCCTTAGTTCCAAAATTCAACTACGTGGTATGTTCAATTGAAGAATCAAATAATGTTGATGTTTTAACTGTGGATGAACTCCAAAGCAGTCTTTTAATTCACGAACAAAGGATGAAAGGATCTGTAGAAGAAGATCAAGTATTGAAAGTTACACATGAAGACCGAAGTGGACGAGGCATAGGCACGTTTAGAGGTCGAGGAAGAGGCAGATCGTTCTTTGACAAATCTGCTATTGAATGCTATAAATGTCACAATTTGGGACATTTTCAGTATGAATGTCAAAATTCAGAGAAACGGGCTCACTATGCCGAGATcgatgatgaagatgagatgCTGTTAATGGCGCAAGTTGATCTCAAGCAAGacaaaaggaaagggatctgGTTTCTTGATTCTGGATGTTCGAACCACATGTCAGGAAACAAAGAGTGGTTCACACGACTTGATGAAGTTTTTAAGCATTCTGTTAAACTTGGGAATGATTCCAAGCTGATGGTGATGGGGAAAGGGAGTATCaagctcgaagttggaggccaAATCCAAATTGTGAGTGATGTTTTTTATGTACCTGAATTGCGTAATAACCTGCTGAGTATAGGTCAATTACAAGAACGAGGAATCACCATTCTTATCAAACATGGAGTGTGCAAGTTATATCATCCGACCCGTGGTGTTATAATGAAAAGCGAAATGACAACAAACAAAATGTTTGTAGTTATTGCAAACATTCTTATGAAATCACCTTCTTGCTTCAATGCACAAATTGAAGAATCGAGTGAAATTTGGCATCAAAGATTTGGGCATCTGAGCTATAAAAATCTGGCATTGCTGCACAACAAATAGATGGTTCGAGGGCTGCCAAACAtcaaaaccccaacaaaaaAATGTACAAGTTGCATGATGGGAAAACAACACAGAGTAGCCATTTCAAAGAAGAGTAATTGGAGAGCCACAAAGAAATTACAGCTCATACACTCAGACATTTGCGGTCCTATTTCGCCTGCCTCCTACAGTCAAAAGAGGTACATATTAACATTCATAGATGACTTTAGTCGAAAGCTATGGGTTTATTTTCTGAACGAAAAGAGTGAAGCTTTTGTGactttcaaaaatttcaaaataatggtGGAGAAAGAGTGTGGTCTATCAATGTGCAGCTTAAGAACAGATAGAGGAGGAGAATTCAActccaaagaattttcagaattttGCAAAACACAAGGCATAAGAAGACAGCTTACTACAGCGTATACGCCTCAGCAAAACGGAGTTGCGGAGCGTAAAAACCGTACAATCCTCAATATGGTGAGATGCTTGCTTGAAGAAAAACAAATGCCCAAAATGCTTTGGCCAGATACTGCGAAGTGGACATGTCACATTCTCAATCGGAGTCCCACTGCCTCTGTGAAAAATAAAACTCCAGAAGAATGTTGGAGCGATTTGAAACCTAACATTGAATATTTCAGGGTCTTTGGCTGCATTGGAAATGTACATGTACCTGATGCTAAGAGATTGAAGTTAGATCCAAAAAGTCAGAAATTAGTCCTGATCGGCTACAGTGTGGAGTCCAAAGGATATAAGCTGATTAATCCTTTCACAAAGAAAGTAACCATCAGTAGAGATGTCATctttgaagaagatgaaagatGGGATTGGGCAAAAACAAAAGAGGAGACTACTGATGTACTTGATTGGGGAGAAGAATATGAAGAAGCTCACAATCAAGGAGAtgaaagtgaagaagaagcaGATTTAGATGAAGAAAATACAGTAGATGTGGATGAAGACATCACCTCCAATGACGATGCAGAAAATTCAAGCTCCAACAGTGATGTTCCAAATTCAGCAAGTTCCAGCTCTAACTCACTCAATTCCAGCCCCA of the Euphorbia lathyris chromosome 7, ddEupLath1.1, whole genome shotgun sequence genome contains:
- the LOC136235592 gene encoding F-box protein At1g47056-like; protein product: MGQSSSSAAVLSRRDSNHSHRSKPKLTAVVSPMQVEESCEFDIIDGSLDYISDLPDECLACIFQSLSSADRKRCSLVCRRWLSIEGQSRHRLSLNAQSDLFTMVPVLLSRFDSVTKLALKCDRRSASIGDEALEAISARCRNLTRLKLRSCRDITDTGMAALAKNCKGLKKLSCGSCTFGAKGMNAVLDNCASLEELSVKRLRGITDGAAAEPIGPGLAASSLKMICLKELYNGQCFGPLIIGSKNLRTLKLFRCSGDWDKLLQVIADRVTSMVEIHLERLQVSDAGLAAISNCLDLEILHLVKTPECTNFGLVSVAERCKLLRKLHIDGWKANRIGDEGLIAVAKNCPNLQELVLIGVNPTKNSIEMLASNCPNLERLALCGSDTVGDAEICCIAAKCVALKKLCIKSCPVSDHGMEALASGCPNLVKVKVKKCRGVTCEGADWLRTSRGSVAVNLDSGEVEHQDASVSDVGAQENGVEFALAPGQMPAAPVASSSTVRSTSFKARLGLLSGRSLVACTLRRWSSGNSSSRS